The Paenibacillus uliginis N3/975 genome has a window encoding:
- a CDS encoding CPBP family intramembrane glutamic endopeptidase: MNKAGQPLKLQSNKKPLMVLGAIGLILFLIFQVFPSTASDTLEVKAPEMITKGAAAEAAERFVEEQLQYNIAPGKEPLVTYQSRSDVYGYLSKEKLLTEYNKKFESKYPYDVYRVRFDQNDGTSLNVDVHMQNAGIAGFSYDMAGSSYKGAMLQMGGVRTQMLLMIEGGISLAEKEALAAPWLHRAGYDTSKLERITGEGEPGLKYEDPETKIGDSRLRLNFSFEDRQLRSYEPVFSVPSAHTAYVEKQTLNATLLTLLGYGLFTLVLGVLAIVYSVKTKAHTSFKRGIFLALLLFVIQMLNTYNLLPVFKADGMSDASIKGIMIFYVGYSLVFSALLYFSLVGGNGLWRKEDGLNPWPRAKEPGYGVYVLESMKLGYLWACILLGVQSLIFIALGLTLNTWSTTDASQSPFNMLYPWLFPLMAWFAGISEEAVYRLFGIKMVKKIVRNTFVASLITSIIWALGHTLYPIYPVISRPIELVIIGLLFSFIFLRYGYMAAVFAHVVFNSILMGFSLMMMNDPVNLWMGIFYIILPAIVGYVIYKFNTLKKETAYPSI; this comes from the coding sequence ATGAATAAAGCAGGACAGCCCCTTAAACTTCAGTCGAACAAAAAACCTTTAATGGTGCTCGGGGCAATCGGCCTGATTCTGTTTCTAATTTTTCAGGTATTTCCGTCTACTGCCTCTGACACGCTAGAGGTAAAAGCTCCCGAGATGATAACCAAAGGGGCAGCAGCAGAGGCCGCTGAACGCTTCGTAGAGGAACAGCTGCAGTACAACATCGCACCAGGTAAAGAACCTCTCGTTACATACCAATCCCGATCCGATGTATACGGGTATCTATCCAAAGAAAAGTTGCTGACCGAATATAACAAAAAGTTCGAAAGCAAATATCCTTATGATGTTTATCGCGTAAGGTTTGATCAAAATGATGGGACATCCTTAAATGTGGATGTACATATGCAGAACGCGGGTATCGCCGGTTTTTCCTATGATATGGCCGGCTCCAGTTACAAAGGGGCCATGCTGCAGATGGGCGGCGTACGAACGCAGATGCTCCTGATGATCGAAGGCGGCATATCGCTAGCCGAGAAAGAGGCGCTTGCTGCACCTTGGCTTCACCGAGCAGGTTATGATACGTCCAAGCTTGAACGAATTACTGGCGAAGGGGAACCTGGTCTGAAATATGAGGACCCGGAAACTAAGATCGGAGACTCCCGTCTTCGGCTGAACTTCTCCTTTGAAGACCGCCAACTGCGTTCGTACGAGCCTGTATTTTCCGTTCCTAGTGCTCACACCGCCTATGTGGAGAAGCAGACGCTTAACGCCACCTTGCTTACATTGCTGGGCTACGGATTGTTTACACTGGTTTTGGGCGTTCTGGCAATCGTCTACAGCGTAAAAACCAAAGCTCATACTTCTTTTAAAAGGGGTATTTTCCTTGCTTTACTGTTGTTTGTTATTCAAATGCTGAACACTTATAACCTGCTGCCAGTCTTTAAAGCTGACGGAATGAGCGATGCCAGCATTAAAGGTATCATGATCTTTTATGTGGGCTACTCCCTCGTATTCTCAGCCCTGCTCTACTTCTCACTCGTCGGAGGGAACGGATTGTGGCGTAAGGAAGACGGATTAAATCCATGGCCGCGCGCCAAAGAACCCGGTTATGGCGTATACGTGCTGGAAAGCATGAAACTCGGGTATTTGTGGGCTTGCATTCTGCTCGGTGTACAGTCCCTGATCTTTATCGCGCTGGGTCTTACACTCAATACCTGGTCTACAACAGATGCCTCGCAATCGCCTTTTAACATGTTGTACCCATGGCTATTTCCGTTGATGGCCTGGTTTGCAGGTATATCGGAAGAGGCTGTCTACCGTCTGTTCGGTATTAAAATGGTTAAAAAAATCGTCCGCAACACGTTCGTGGCCAGCCTCATCACCTCGATCATCTGGGCCCTCGGCCACACTTTGTATCCGATCTATCCGGTCATCTCAAGACCGATTGAGCTGGTCATCATCGGACTTCTGTTCAGCTTCATCTTCTTGCGCTACGGATACATGGCCGCCGTATTCGCGCATGTAGTGTTCAACAGCATTCTGATGGGCTTCAGTCTCATGATGATGAACGATCCGGTTAACTTGTGGATGGGGATCTTCTACATTATTTTGCCGGCCATCGTCGGTTACGTAATCTACAAATTCAATACATTAAAAAAAGAAACGGCTTATCCGTCCATATAG
- a CDS encoding TrkH family potassium uptake protein, translating to MLTSKLFWLRLSPPQILVMGFGGIITIGTLLLMLPISNTTGEPLNFMDALFTATSATCVTGLVVVDTGTFFSSFGQVVIMLLIQIGGLGFMTMATLFALVLKRRISLKDRLILQEAMNQSSMEGIVRLIRRVLLYSLVIEACGALLLTLRWAFDMPFGKALYYGIFHAVTMFNNAGFDLFGEFRSLTGYVYDPLVNFVVMFLIVSGGIGFIVMADLVDYKKSRKLSLHSKVVLSMTGALILIGAVVIFIFEFTNPKTLGSLNWGGKILGSFFQSVTPRTAGANTLDITGLRQASQFFIVILMFIGASPGSTGGGIKTTTFTMMIAAVIAMMRGKDEIVLFRYRLVQERVLKALTITLLALLLVITVAMILSTTEDSSFLSILFEATSAFGTVGLSMGLTPHLSLFGKLLISITMFAGRLGPLTLAYALGPKKGKELYRHPEGKMIIG from the coding sequence ATGTTGACTTCCAAATTATTTTGGCTCCGCTTGTCGCCGCCGCAGATTCTTGTCATGGGGTTCGGAGGAATTATCACGATTGGAACCTTGCTCCTAATGCTGCCGATTTCCAACACGACAGGGGAACCGCTGAACTTTATGGATGCCTTATTCACTGCGACATCCGCGACCTGTGTTACCGGTCTTGTGGTGGTGGATACAGGAACATTCTTCAGTTCCTTCGGACAGGTAGTCATCATGCTCCTGATACAGATAGGTGGTTTGGGTTTCATGACCATGGCCACGCTGTTTGCGCTTGTATTAAAGCGCCGTATTTCATTAAAAGATCGTCTTATCCTGCAGGAAGCGATGAATCAGTCATCGATGGAGGGTATCGTTCGACTGATCCGCAGGGTTCTGCTGTATTCCTTGGTGATTGAAGCTTGTGGTGCGCTGCTGTTGACCCTTCGCTGGGCATTTGATATGCCTTTTGGGAAAGCTTTGTACTATGGAATATTTCATGCGGTAACGATGTTTAACAATGCGGGATTTGACCTGTTCGGTGAATTCAGAAGTTTGACCGGGTACGTGTACGATCCATTAGTCAATTTTGTAGTTATGTTCTTGATCGTATCCGGAGGAATTGGATTTATCGTCATGGCTGATCTAGTTGATTATAAAAAAAGCCGGAAGCTGTCACTGCATTCCAAGGTGGTTTTGTCCATGACAGGCGCGCTTATTTTGATAGGGGCAGTTGTCATATTCATATTTGAATTCACGAATCCGAAAACATTAGGATCGCTGAATTGGGGTGGGAAAATTCTTGGCTCCTTCTTTCAATCGGTCACACCGAGAACGGCAGGAGCCAATACACTCGATATAACCGGTTTACGTCAGGCTTCACAGTTTTTCATAGTTATTCTGATGTTTATAGGAGCTTCCCCGGGATCAACGGGGGGCGGGATTAAAACGACGACATTTACGATGATGATCGCTGCTGTCATTGCTATGATGCGGGGCAAAGATGAGATTGTACTGTTCCGGTACCGGTTGGTTCAGGAACGGGTTCTTAAAGCGCTGACCATTACGCTGCTTGCTCTGCTGCTGGTAATCACCGTAGCCATGATTCTTTCAACGACAGAAGACAGCAGCTTTCTCTCTATACTGTTCGAGGCAACATCCGCGTTTGGCACAGTGGGGCTGTCGATGGGATTGACACCGCACTTGTCATTGTTCGGAAAACTTCTGATTAGCATTACGATGTTTGCGGGACGACTTGGGCCTCTAACGCTTGCATATGCATTAGGCCCTAAAAAGGGTAAGGAATTGTATCGTCATCCAGAAGGAAAAATGATTATTGGATAA
- a CDS encoding potassium channel family protein, protein MKPKQFVVIGLGRFGSSLALELMDLGYEVLGIDRDEEVVEDMSEFLTHTVVADATDEEVLKSLGIRNFDCGIVAIGDEIQTSILAAILLKESGVATVVAKAISVLHGRALEKLGVDRVIFPERDMGIRVAHQLVTPNLLDYIELSKDYRIVEMTVTDCMDGKTLNELNTRVRYGISVVALNQRSGVIVAPTAMDILRAGDIMVVIGSKENIDRFEGEVVNM, encoded by the coding sequence ATGAAACCAAAGCAGTTTGTGGTAATAGGGCTCGGACGATTCGGATCAAGTCTGGCGCTTGAACTGATGGATTTAGGTTACGAGGTACTCGGGATCGACCGGGATGAAGAAGTGGTCGAGGATATGAGTGAGTTCCTCACCCATACCGTGGTTGCCGATGCGACGGATGAAGAAGTACTTAAGTCACTCGGAATACGGAACTTTGATTGCGGCATTGTAGCAATTGGTGACGAGATCCAGACGAGTATTTTGGCGGCAATTCTTCTGAAGGAGTCAGGTGTAGCCACCGTCGTTGCCAAGGCAATATCCGTATTGCACGGCCGGGCATTGGAAAAGCTGGGTGTTGACCGGGTAATTTTTCCGGAGAGAGATATGGGAATAAGAGTTGCACATCAGCTTGTTACGCCGAACCTTCTGGATTATATTGAACTGTCCAAGGACTACCGGATCGTGGAAATGACGGTGACGGACTGCATGGATGGAAAAACACTTAATGAACTGAATACCCGTGTCCGTTACGGGATCAGTGTTGTGGCATTGAATCAACGTTCGGGTGTGATAGTGGCTCCGACCGCGATGGATATTTTGCGTGCAGGCGACATTATGGTTGTTATAGGATCGAAAGAGAACATTGATCGCTTTGAGGGCGAAGTCGTTAATATGTAG
- a CDS encoding LysR family transcriptional regulator: MFEELDVFAIVVEQSSINKASKLLNLSQPALSRKISKLEDELGVQLFNRRGKRLELTSIGQLAYTYALEQRQQQLKFMQTLAHYRVEDQITISLGASLTTLQTTLPPLVNAFMERHPTAEIKLITGKTHEIVSSVRDKRVEVGIVASSINQPGLNCIPLFDDHLELVLPITHPLAESQEVGIEQLQGLPMIIFSTGTWYRKLTDDLFHRWGIMPDIRMEIDSFEAIVRLIPTCKAAALLPKSYLRPQLLSDNGLVDIHIPALIETRRTTSLIYGNPSDLSNAASRWVAETETLFRKLEEDKSQ; this comes from the coding sequence TTGTTCGAAGAATTGGACGTGTTCGCTATTGTCGTAGAGCAATCAAGCATAAACAAAGCTTCCAAGTTACTGAACCTTTCCCAGCCTGCCCTTTCCCGTAAAATCTCCAAACTCGAAGACGAGCTCGGTGTCCAGCTATTTAATCGGCGCGGAAAGCGGCTCGAGCTTACCTCCATCGGCCAGCTTGCCTACACCTATGCTCTGGAACAGCGCCAGCAACAGTTGAAATTCATGCAGACACTTGCACATTATCGTGTGGAAGATCAGATTACCATCTCGCTCGGAGCCAGCCTGACAACTCTTCAAACAACGCTGCCTCCCCTAGTGAATGCATTTATGGAACGTCATCCTACAGCTGAAATTAAACTGATTACAGGCAAGACACATGAAATCGTATCATCGGTTCGTGACAAAAGAGTGGAAGTCGGCATCGTTGCATCATCCATTAATCAGCCTGGCTTAAACTGCATACCGCTATTCGACGATCATCTTGAACTTGTGCTGCCGATTACGCATCCTTTGGCTGAAAGCCAAGAGGTCGGAATTGAACAGCTTCAAGGCTTGCCCATGATCATCTTCTCAACAGGTACTTGGTACCGGAAGCTGACCGATGATCTGTTTCACCGCTGGGGGATCATGCCTGACATCCGTATGGAGATCGACTCCTTCGAAGCGATTGTACGTCTCATCCCCACCTGTAAAGCGGCCGCACTCCTCCCCAAATCCTATCTCCGCCCGCAGTTGCTGTCGGATAATGGACTTGTTGACATCCACATCCCCGCTCTAATCGAGACACGTCGAACGACCAGTCTCATCTACGGAAATCCCTCTGATCTCAGCAATGCCGCCAGCCGTTGGGTTGCCGAGACTGAAACATTGTTCCGTAAACTTGAAGAGGACAAAAGCCAATAA
- a CDS encoding succinate dehydrogenase cytochrome b558 subunit, producing MKGYYSRKLHSLLGIIPLGAFLLTHMITNFKAFDGGKEGFDKGVQFINGLPLIFFLELFLIWLPLMYHGVYGLYIAYQANNNVGNYNYERNIRFTLQRITGVITFVFIIWHMYDTRFQIAMGNITHDELGAVIHGIVSNPILYVLYVIGIISATFHFANGLWAFLVSWGITVGPRAQRVSSYICMGLFVLMSVLFILAMTAFKNSEFQAATAFIDMFKTVLS from the coding sequence ATGAAAGGGTATTATTCCAGAAAGCTGCATTCTTTGCTTGGTATTATACCGCTCGGAGCCTTCTTGCTTACTCATATGATTACCAACTTTAAGGCTTTCGATGGTGGAAAGGAAGGCTTTGATAAAGGTGTCCAATTTATAAACGGCCTACCGCTCATATTTTTCCTCGAGCTGTTCCTGATTTGGCTGCCGCTTATGTATCATGGCGTTTACGGTTTGTACATTGCCTATCAAGCAAATAACAACGTTGGCAACTACAACTATGAGCGGAACATTCGTTTTACTTTGCAGCGGATTACCGGTGTTATTACGTTTGTATTTATCATTTGGCATATGTACGATACACGTTTCCAGATCGCAATGGGCAATATCACACACGATGAATTAGGTGCAGTTATACATGGTATTGTTAGCAATCCAATCCTGTATGTACTGTATGTGATCGGGATTATCTCGGCAACTTTCCACTTCGCGAACGGACTGTGGGCATTCCTCGTTAGCTGGGGCATTACGGTTGGTCCGCGTGCGCAGCGTGTATCCTCATACATCTGCATGGGTTTGTTCGTCCTTATGAGCGTATTGTTTATTCTTGCCATGACCGCATTCAAGAACTCCGAGTTCCAGGCGGCGACAGCTTTTATTGATATGTTTAAGACAGTTTTGAGCTAA
- the sdhA gene encoding succinate dehydrogenase flavoprotein subunit: MASNIIVVGGGLAGLMATIKAAEAGAHVHLFSLVPVKRSHSVCAQGGINGAVNTKGEGDSPWEHFDDSVYGGDFLANQPPVKAMCDAAPGIIHLMDRMGVMFNRTPEGLLDFRRFGGTKHHRTAYAGATTGQQLLYALDEQVRRWETAGLVTKYENWEFLNAVIDDEGVCRGISAQDLRSMEIRTFPGDAVILASGGPGIIFGKTTNSVINTGTAASAVYQQGVHYANGEFIQIHPTAIPGDDKLRLMSESARGEGGRIWTYKDGKPWYFLEEKYPAYGNLVPRDIATREIFNVCVDQGLGINGENMVYLDLSHKDPKELDVKLGGIIEIYEKFMGDDPRKIPMKIFPGVHYSMGGMWVDYNQMTNIPGLFAAGECEYQYHGANRLGANSLVSAIYGGMVAGPKAIEYVKGLKKSSQDVSSAIFDRAAIEQSAKFDGLLKMQGTENAYVLHKELGEWMTNNMTVVRYNDKLEATIGKIKELKQRYKKINMTDTSRWNNQGAAFTRQLWNMLELAEAMTLGALLRNESRGAHYKPDFPDRNDEEFLKTTKATWTPDGPQISYEEVDVSLIPPRIRDYSKEK, from the coding sequence ATGGCATCTAACATTATTGTGGTGGGCGGTGGATTAGCTGGTTTGATGGCAACCATCAAGGCAGCTGAAGCTGGAGCTCACGTTCATTTATTCTCACTGGTACCTGTTAAACGTTCTCACTCCGTATGCGCACAGGGCGGAATTAACGGAGCCGTTAATACAAAAGGGGAAGGCGACTCTCCTTGGGAGCACTTTGATGATTCTGTATATGGCGGTGACTTTTTAGCAAACCAGCCACCGGTTAAAGCGATGTGTGATGCAGCACCAGGTATTATTCACCTGATGGACCGGATGGGGGTTATGTTCAACCGGACTCCAGAAGGGTTGCTCGATTTCCGTCGTTTCGGTGGTACGAAACATCACCGTACAGCATATGCAGGTGCTACGACAGGCCAGCAGCTTCTGTACGCACTTGATGAGCAGGTTCGCCGCTGGGAAACAGCTGGTCTTGTAACCAAGTATGAGAACTGGGAGTTCCTGAACGCTGTCATTGATGATGAAGGCGTATGCCGCGGTATCTCAGCTCAAGATCTGCGATCGATGGAAATCCGTACATTCCCGGGCGACGCGGTTATCCTGGCGAGCGGTGGCCCAGGTATTATTTTCGGCAAGACGACGAACTCCGTTATTAACACCGGTACTGCAGCGAGTGCTGTGTATCAGCAAGGTGTACATTATGCGAACGGAGAATTCATTCAGATTCATCCGACAGCGATTCCAGGCGATGATAAGCTGCGCCTCATGTCTGAATCCGCACGTGGTGAAGGTGGCCGCATATGGACGTATAAGGACGGAAAACCTTGGTACTTCCTTGAAGAGAAGTATCCTGCTTATGGTAACCTGGTGCCGCGGGATATTGCGACACGAGAAATATTCAACGTTTGCGTCGATCAGGGACTAGGAATTAACGGAGAGAACATGGTTTATCTGGACCTTTCTCACAAAGACCCTAAGGAGCTTGATGTAAAACTCGGGGGCATCATCGAAATTTATGAGAAATTTATGGGAGATGACCCGCGTAAAATCCCTATGAAAATCTTCCCAGGAGTCCATTACTCCATGGGCGGTATGTGGGTTGACTACAACCAGATGACGAATATTCCTGGGTTGTTTGCTGCCGGAGAATGTGAGTACCAATATCACGGTGCCAACCGATTGGGTGCAAACTCTCTCGTATCCGCTATCTATGGCGGTATGGTAGCCGGACCGAAAGCAATTGAGTATGTTAAAGGATTGAAGAAATCGTCTCAGGATGTTTCGTCCGCTATTTTTGATCGGGCTGCGATAGAGCAATCCGCTAAATTCGATGGCCTCTTGAAAATGCAGGGCACAGAAAACGCTTATGTACTGCATAAAGAGCTGGGCGAGTGGATGACCAACAATATGACCGTTGTTCGCTACAATGACAAGCTGGAAGCGACAATCGGCAAGATTAAAGAACTGAAGCAGCGTTATAAAAAAATCAACATGACGGATACTTCCCGCTGGAACAACCAGGGTGCAGCGTTTACCCGCCAGTTGTGGAACATGCTTGAGCTTGCTGAGGCGATGACTCTAGGAGCGCTTCTGCGTAACGAGAGCCGCGGAGCTCACTACAAGCCTGATTTCCCAGATCGTAATGACGAGGAGTTTTTGAAGACAACGAAAGCGACTTGGACACCGGACGGACCACAGATTTCGTATGAAGAAGTGGATGTTTCCTTGATCCCGCCGCGTATTCGCGACTATTCGAAAGAAAAGTAA
- the sdhB gene encoding succinate dehydrogenase iron-sulfur subunit, with protein sequence MAQTTAASKNVKFLITRQDSPETKAYTEEFELPYRPGMNVISALMEIQRNPKNAQGQSTTPVCWDSNCLEEVCGACSMVINGKPRQACAALIDKLEQPIRIQPMKTFPVVRDLVIDRSRMFTALKKVKAWIPIDGTYDLGAGPRMPEKKRQWAYELSKCMTCGVCLEACPNVNEKTDFIGPAAISQVRLFNAHPTGEMNKEERLDALMEDGGIEGCGNSQNCVRSCPKGIPLTTSIAEMNKDTTKHLFKRWLSV encoded by the coding sequence ATGGCTCAAACCACAGCAGCCTCGAAGAACGTCAAATTTTTAATTACCCGCCAGGACAGCCCGGAGACGAAAGCCTATACTGAGGAATTCGAACTTCCGTACCGCCCCGGCATGAACGTAATTAGTGCATTGATGGAAATTCAGCGTAATCCGAAAAATGCTCAAGGTCAGTCGACTACTCCGGTATGTTGGGATTCCAACTGCCTCGAGGAAGTTTGCGGTGCCTGCTCCATGGTGATTAATGGCAAGCCGCGTCAGGCTTGTGCTGCGCTCATCGATAAGCTAGAACAGCCGATTCGAATCCAGCCGATGAAGACTTTTCCAGTCGTACGCGATTTGGTTATTGACCGCAGCCGGATGTTTACGGCGCTTAAGAAGGTTAAAGCCTGGATTCCGATTGACGGCACCTATGATCTCGGTGCAGGACCACGGATGCCTGAGAAGAAGCGTCAGTGGGCTTATGAGCTGTCCAAATGTATGACATGCGGTGTATGCCTTGAGGCATGCCCGAACGTCAATGAGAAGACTGATTTTATCGGTCCGGCAGCTATCTCACAAGTTCGTCTCTTTAACGCCCATCCAACTGGGGAGATGAACAAGGAAGAGCGCTTGGATGCACTGATGGAGGACGGAGGCATTGAAGGATGCGGTAACTCGCAAAACTGTGTACGTTCCTGTCCGAAAGGCATTCCACTCACAACATCTATTGCCGAGATGAATAAAGATACGACCAAACATCTGTTCAAACGTTGGTTGAGCGTATAA
- a CDS encoding aminoglycoside N(3)-acetyltransferase: protein MIVEKPVTIEEIANDLRRLGVKAGMTLLVHSSLKSMGGWIVGGAEAVIMALEEVLGDEGTLVMPTHSADLTDPSTWRNPPADPKWWQLIRDSMPPYDKDFTLTSGMGQIPETFRRQSDVLRSAHPHVSFAARGRNAEVITQSHPLSDSLGEQSPLAKLYELGAYVLMLGTSYENNTSFHLAEYRGAWQGKQKITANAPVRREGGRTVWEEFSDINFDSDDFEQAGADYERDCPDGYTRGSVHNSTCILAQQRIMVDYAVKWIEANRKA, encoded by the coding sequence ATGATTGTTGAAAAACCAGTGACTATTGAAGAAATCGCGAATGATCTAAGACGTCTTGGGGTCAAAGCGGGTATGACGCTGTTGGTTCATTCTTCTTTAAAGAGTATGGGAGGCTGGATTGTTGGCGGAGCAGAAGCGGTCATTATGGCCTTGGAAGAGGTGCTGGGGGATGAAGGGACACTGGTGATGCCAACGCATTCCGCTGACTTGACCGACCCATCCACATGGAGAAATCCTCCGGCGGATCCCAAGTGGTGGCAGCTGATTCGGGATTCCATGCCGCCTTATGATAAAGATTTCACGCTCACATCCGGTATGGGTCAAATTCCGGAAACGTTCCGGAGACAGTCGGATGTTCTTCGGAGTGCCCATCCACATGTATCTTTTGCGGCAAGAGGTAGAAATGCAGAGGTCATCACACAATCACATCCACTGTCTGACAGTTTGGGGGAACAATCGCCTCTCGCTAAGCTTTATGAACTGGGCGCTTATGTCTTAATGCTAGGAACGAGTTATGAGAATAATACATCCTTTCATCTGGCGGAGTATCGGGGAGCTTGGCAGGGAAAACAAAAGATAACAGCAAATGCTCCGGTAAGAAGAGAAGGCGGCAGAACGGTATGGGAGGAATTCAGCGACATCAACTTTGATTCGGATGATTTTGAACAGGCAGGGGCTGATTATGAACGCGATTGTCCTGATGGCTATACCCGGGGGAGCGTGCACAACAGCACCTGTATACTGGCACAGCAGCGCATCATGGTTGATTATGCTGTGAAGTGGATAGAGGCGAATCGGAAGGCATGA
- a CDS encoding aldehyde dehydrogenase, producing the protein MIVNDSIEELVLDQRRYFKSGASRDVSFRIEQLNKLRSALISKEEEVLSALRKDLNKSEQEAFTTEIGIVYKELSYVIKNIRKWAKPRRVKTALTHVGSRGKIHPEPYGTVLIISPWNYPWQLAIAPLIGALAAGNTAIIKPSELTPTVSGVISSLIKETFPEQYVAVVEGGPDTSTRLLEQPMDYIFFTGSIQVGKIVMQAAAKNLIPVTLELGGKSPCIVHEDAPLELTAKRIIFGKFTNAGQTCIAPDYLLVHHSVKEQLLGHMREAITDFYGDSPLSNSDYGQIVSEKHFHRLSDFLNNGSIRHGGKSDAGKLLIEPTLLDDITWDMSVMQEEIFGPIFPILTYDHLDEVITAVNARPKPLALYLFSKDSGVQNKILSNISFGGGCVNDTLMHLATPHLPFGGVGESGMGAYHGEHSFQTFSHMKSILRQTNMFDFSFRYPGKNGLNLLRKLMKP; encoded by the coding sequence ATGATCGTTAACGATTCTATTGAGGAATTAGTTCTAGACCAGCGCCGTTATTTCAAGTCGGGAGCATCCAGGGATGTAAGTTTCCGCATTGAACAGCTTAACAAACTGCGCAGTGCTTTAATTTCGAAGGAAGAAGAGGTTTTAAGCGCGCTGCGTAAGGATTTAAATAAGAGTGAGCAGGAAGCATTCACAACTGAAATCGGTATTGTATATAAAGAGCTGTCGTACGTTATAAAAAATATCCGCAAATGGGCAAAACCCCGTCGGGTAAAAACTGCACTGACACACGTCGGAAGCCGGGGAAAAATCCACCCTGAGCCGTATGGTACTGTTCTTATTATCTCTCCATGGAATTATCCATGGCAGCTCGCTATAGCTCCGCTGATCGGGGCATTGGCAGCAGGCAACACAGCCATTATTAAACCATCAGAGCTGACACCTACCGTTTCCGGTGTTATCTCGTCTCTAATCAAGGAGACCTTCCCTGAGCAGTATGTAGCGGTTGTAGAAGGCGGCCCGGATACGAGTACCCGTCTGCTGGAACAACCGATGGATTATATTTTTTTCACAGGCAGTATCCAAGTCGGCAAAATCGTCATGCAGGCAGCCGCCAAAAATCTCATTCCCGTCACATTGGAGCTTGGCGGCAAAAGCCCTTGCATCGTTCATGAAGATGCCCCGCTGGAACTGACCGCAAAGCGAATCATTTTCGGTAAATTTACCAACGCGGGACAGACCTGTATTGCTCCAGATTACCTGTTGGTGCATCACAGTGTAAAGGAACAGCTTTTGGGCCATATGAGGGAAGCGATCACCGATTTTTACGGCGATTCTCCCCTTTCTAATTCGGATTATGGCCAGATCGTATCAGAGAAGCATTTTCATCGTCTCTCCGATTTCCTGAATAACGGATCCATCCGTCATGGTGGCAAAAGTGATGCAGGCAAGCTGCTCATTGAACCTACTCTGCTGGATGATATTACTTGGGACATGTCGGTCATGCAGGAAGAAATATTCGGCCCGATTTTCCCTATATTAACTTACGATCATCTGGATGAAGTGATTACCGCGGTCAATGCTAGACCCAAGCCGCTTGCCCTTTATCTGTTTAGCAAGGACTCTGGTGTTCAGAACAAAATTCTGTCTAACATTTCCTTCGGCGGAGGATGTGTTAATGATACACTTATGCATCTGGCTACTCCTCACCTTCCATTCGGAGGCGTGGGTGAAAGCGGAATGGGCGCCTATCACGGCGAACACAGTTTCCAGACCTTCTCACATATGAAAAGTATCCTTCGACAGACGAATATGTTCGACTTTTCTTTCCGGTATCCCGGCAAGAATGGGCTGAATCTGCTGCGGAAGCTGATGAAGCCTTAA